The Microbulbifer sp. YPW1 genome contains a region encoding:
- a CDS encoding sterol desaturase family protein gives MMEWFWTLVLVVVAFLGMEVFAWYAHKYIMHGWGWGWHKSHHKTHHENTDGVFEKNDLYVVVFSLVVIGMFAVGDLYWKPLMAIASGITLYGVVYSLFHDGMVHRRWPMRWQPKSGYLKRLVQAHRIHHAVRTREGAVSFGFLYAPDVRKLKKRLKQQQAESPMGVRYD, from the coding sequence ATGATGGAATGGTTCTGGACACTCGTGCTTGTGGTAGTGGCTTTCCTGGGCATGGAAGTGTTCGCTTGGTACGCCCATAAGTACATCATGCACGGGTGGGGCTGGGGCTGGCATAAGTCCCATCACAAAACCCATCATGAAAACACTGACGGCGTGTTCGAGAAAAACGACCTGTATGTTGTTGTGTTTTCGCTGGTGGTGATCGGCATGTTCGCTGTGGGTGACCTTTACTGGAAGCCGCTCATGGCAATCGCATCAGGCATTACGCTTTACGGCGTCGTGTATTCACTGTTTCACGACGGTATGGTGCACCGACGCTGGCCGATGCGCTGGCAGCCAAAGAGCGGCTACCTGAAGCGTCTTGTCCAGGCGCACCGTATACATCATGCCGTGCGTACTCGTGAGGGGGCGGTGTCCTTCGGCTTTCTTTACGCGCCCGATGTCCGGAAACTCAAGAAACGCTTAAAGCAGCAACAGGCTGAATCTCCAATGGGAGTGCGATATGACTGA
- a CDS encoding phytoene desaturase, with protein sequence MTRPRPGPGSQPQRALVIGAGFGGLALAIRLQAGGYQTTLLEKRDKPGGRAYVYEDKGFTFDAGPTVITDPSALEELFRLAGKEMADYVELLPVTPFYRLCWEDAPAFDYVNDQAILDRQIAERNPRDVEGYRRFLNYSRAVFEEGYRKLGAVPFLSFRDMLAAGPQLARLQAWSSVYSMVSKFIEDPHLRQAFSFHSLLVGGNPFATSSIYTLIHALEREWGVWFPRGGTGALVRGLVQLFEDLGGTLELNAEVERIETAGDRVKGVTLTDGRHVATDALASNADVMHTYSKLLSGHSRGARKSRALGRKRYSMSLFVIYFGLDRPPQGLEHHTVCFGPRYRELIDEIFNADTLAEDFSLYLHSPCVTDPSLAPEGCSAHYVLAPVPHLGKANIDWETQGPIYRDRILDYLERHYIPGLREHLVTCRHFTPVDFREELNAHLGSAFSLEPTLTQSAWFRPHNRDARIDNFYLVGAGTHPGAGVPGVIGSAKATAGLMLEGLDEG encoded by the coding sequence ATGACACGACCCCGACCCGGACCCGGATCTCAACCCCAGCGTGCCCTGGTGATCGGCGCCGGCTTCGGCGGCCTGGCCCTGGCGATCCGCCTGCAGGCGGGGGGCTACCAGACCACTCTGCTAGAAAAGCGCGACAAGCCCGGTGGCCGCGCCTATGTCTATGAGGACAAGGGGTTTACCTTTGATGCCGGTCCGACGGTGATTACCGACCCCTCCGCGCTGGAAGAGCTTTTTAGACTGGCGGGCAAGGAAATGGCGGATTATGTCGAGCTGCTACCGGTCACGCCTTTCTACCGGCTCTGCTGGGAAGATGCCCCGGCCTTTGACTACGTCAACGATCAGGCCATCCTGGATCGACAGATCGCCGAGCGCAATCCACGAGACGTGGAGGGTTATCGACGGTTCCTGAACTACTCCAGGGCGGTGTTCGAGGAGGGCTATCGCAAGCTCGGTGCCGTGCCGTTTCTCTCGTTTCGCGACATGCTCGCCGCCGGGCCGCAACTGGCACGGCTTCAGGCCTGGAGCAGCGTCTATTCCATGGTGTCGAAATTCATTGAAGACCCGCACCTGCGCCAGGCTTTTTCCTTTCATTCCCTGCTGGTTGGGGGCAACCCTTTCGCCACCTCCTCGATCTACACGCTGATCCACGCGCTGGAGCGGGAGTGGGGCGTATGGTTTCCACGGGGCGGCACTGGCGCTCTGGTGCGGGGCCTGGTCCAGTTGTTCGAGGACCTCGGCGGCACCCTCGAACTGAACGCGGAAGTGGAACGCATCGAGACCGCGGGGGATCGGGTGAAAGGCGTCACCCTGACGGATGGCCGGCATGTCGCGACGGATGCACTGGCCTCCAACGCGGACGTGATGCATACCTACAGCAAGCTGTTGAGCGGGCACTCCCGCGGTGCCCGCAAAAGCCGGGCCCTGGGCCGCAAGCGCTACAGCATGTCGCTGTTCGTGATCTATTTCGGTCTGGACAGGCCACCGCAAGGCCTGGAGCACCATACGGTGTGCTTCGGCCCGCGCTACCGGGAATTGATCGATGAGATCTTCAACGCGGACACCCTGGCGGAGGACTTCTCCCTCTATCTGCATTCTCCCTGCGTCACCGATCCGAGCCTGGCTCCGGAAGGCTGTAGCGCGCACTATGTCCTGGCGCCGGTGCCGCACCTGGGTAAGGCGAACATCGACTGGGAAACCCAGGGGCCGATATACCGCGACCGCATCCTCGATTATCTCGAGCGTCATTACATTCCCGGGCTACGCGAGCACCTGGTGACCTGCCGGCACTTCACTCCCGTGGATTTTCGCGAGGAGCTTAACGCCCACCTGGGCTCCGCTTTCTCCCTTGAGCCGACGCTCACCCAGAGCGCCTGGTTCCGGCCCCACAACCGGGATGCCAGGATCGACAATTTCTACCTGGTGGGTGCCGGCACCCATCCCGGCGCCGGGGTGCCCGGAGTGATCGGTTCCGCCAAGGCCACCGCGGGCCTGATGCTGGAGGGACTCGATGAGGGATAA
- the crtY gene encoding lycopene beta-cyclase CrtY, giving the protein MNAPDYDLILVGGGLANGLIALRLIQAQPGLRLLMLESESRPGGQHTWSFHDGDLTAAQHAWLAPLVGRRWKRHRVIFPHRERLLNGGYASIFSRDFARVLEEALGDRLWTDTRVTRLSPDCVELEDGRVLHANAVIDGRGPADSAHLTLGYQAFLGREVRLDKPHGLEEPILMDASVPQQDGYRFVYVLPFSHDTLLIEDTHYVDRPEVDASRLRAHIDAYARDRDWRIVDTLREESGVLPIILAGDFDAFWEDAQGQPRSGLRAGLFHPTTGYSVPQAMGLAECIAELGNLDAASLFQAIHAFAAREWRRQGYFRLLNRMLFLAGRPEQRWQVMQRFYGLSEPLIERFYAGHLTRADKARILIGKPPVPLGEALKAVWLNSPQKIASTSFGIRT; this is encoded by the coding sequence ATGAACGCGCCGGACTATGACCTGATACTGGTGGGGGGCGGCCTGGCCAACGGCCTGATCGCCCTGCGCCTGATTCAGGCGCAGCCGGGGTTGCGTCTGCTGATGTTGGAAAGTGAAAGTCGCCCCGGTGGCCAGCACACCTGGTCGTTTCACGATGGTGATCTCACTGCAGCCCAACATGCCTGGCTGGCGCCCCTGGTGGGCCGCCGCTGGAAGCGGCACCGGGTGATTTTCCCGCACCGTGAGCGCCTGTTGAACGGAGGCTATGCCAGCATTTTTTCCCGAGATTTCGCCCGCGTTCTTGAAGAAGCCCTGGGCGACAGGCTGTGGACCGACACGCGTGTGACCCGCCTTTCCCCGGACTGTGTGGAACTCGAAGATGGCCGGGTGCTGCACGCGAACGCGGTGATCGACGGCCGGGGCCCCGCCGACAGTGCTCATCTGACCCTGGGCTATCAGGCATTTCTCGGTAGGGAAGTGCGCCTCGACAAGCCCCACGGCCTGGAAGAGCCGATCCTTATGGACGCCAGTGTGCCTCAGCAAGACGGCTACCGCTTTGTCTATGTGCTGCCGTTCAGCCACGATACCTTGCTGATCGAAGATACTCACTATGTGGACCGCCCGGAGGTGGACGCGTCCCGATTGCGTGCGCATATCGACGCCTATGCGCGGGATCGGGACTGGCGGATCGTCGATACCCTGCGGGAGGAGAGCGGCGTGCTGCCGATTATCCTGGCGGGCGATTTCGATGCTTTCTGGGAGGACGCCCAAGGCCAACCGCGAAGTGGCCTGCGCGCCGGTCTGTTCCACCCCACCACCGGTTACTCAGTACCCCAGGCCATGGGGCTGGCGGAGTGCATCGCTGAGCTTGGAAATCTCGATGCGGCGTCGCTGTTCCAGGCCATCCATGCCTTCGCCGCCCGTGAATGGCGGCGCCAGGGCTACTTTCGCCTGCTCAATCGCATGCTGTTTCTGGCTGGCCGTCCGGAGCAACGGTGGCAGGTCATGCAGCGCTTTTACGGCTTGTCGGAACCGCTGATCGAGCGCTTCTACGCCGGACACCTGACCCGGGCCGACAAGGCGCGCATATTGATAGGCAAACCGCCGGTGCCCCTTGGCGAAGCGCTCAAGGCGGTGTGGCTGAATTCACCGCAAAAGATCGCATCCACTTCCTTTGGAATACGCACATGA
- the fni gene encoding type 2 isopentenyl-diphosphate Delta-isomerase — protein sequence MTDNGLLKRKNDHLDIVLDARRAKTSALTGFADYRFAHCALPQLHLDDIDLSTRFFHKRLNAPLLISSMTGGAERAKAINHHLAEAAQHLGIALAIGSQRVALQSGSDHGLTKQLRRIAPDIPLLGNIGAGQLREPQGIEWALRAVEMIEADALIVHLNPLQEAVQEGGDRDWRGVLQAIGTLVTSLEVPVVVKEVGAGISPDVARALVEEGVAMIDVAGAGGTSWAAVEAERAAETQRRVAMAFAGWGIPTAQAIRAVRKTLPDTPLIASGGIRDGVDAAKAIRLGANLVGQAAAVLESATESSQAVVEHFEVVIQQLRIACFCTGSADLHALRAAVLLDDRGVPVEEAHD from the coding sequence ATGACTGATAACGGTTTGTTGAAACGCAAGAATGATCATCTCGACATCGTGCTGGACGCGCGTCGGGCCAAGACTTCGGCCCTTACGGGATTCGCCGACTATCGCTTCGCCCATTGCGCCTTGCCACAGTTGCACCTGGACGATATCGATCTCAGCACACGATTTTTCCATAAACGACTTAACGCACCGCTGTTGATCAGTTCCATGACCGGCGGTGCCGAGCGGGCCAAAGCGATCAATCATCACCTGGCAGAAGCCGCCCAACACCTGGGTATCGCCCTGGCCATCGGTTCCCAGCGAGTTGCCCTGCAGTCTGGCAGCGATCATGGCCTGACGAAGCAGTTGCGACGCATCGCCCCGGATATCCCCTTGCTTGGGAATATCGGCGCAGGTCAGCTGCGGGAACCCCAGGGGATCGAGTGGGCGCTCCGGGCGGTAGAGATGATCGAGGCGGATGCATTGATCGTTCATCTCAACCCCCTGCAGGAGGCGGTTCAAGAGGGTGGCGACCGGGACTGGCGTGGCGTGCTTCAGGCGATCGGTACGCTGGTCACGTCGCTCGAGGTGCCGGTGGTGGTTAAGGAAGTGGGTGCGGGCATCTCCCCCGATGTGGCCCGGGCGCTGGTGGAAGAGGGGGTAGCGATGATCGACGTTGCCGGTGCCGGCGGTACCAGCTGGGCAGCGGTGGAGGCGGAGCGCGCAGCAGAGACTCAGCGCCGGGTCGCCATGGCCTTCGCCGGCTGGGGCATCCCCACCGCTCAGGCAATTCGGGCGGTACGCAAGACCCTGCCGGATACGCCGCTGATTGCTTCCGGCGGTATTCGCGATGGGGTGGACGCCGCCAAGGCAATACGCCTGGGCGCGAACCTGGTGGGGCAGGCCGCGGCAGTGCTGGAGAGTGCCACCGAATCCAGTCAGGCGGTGGTCGAGCACTTCGAGGTGGTCATCCAGCAGCTGCGTATCGCCTGTTTCTGTACCGGCAGCGCGGATCTGCATGCCTTGCGTGCGGCGGTGCTGTTGGATGATCGCGGCGTCCCTGTGGAAGAGGCCCATGACTAG
- the crtB gene encoding 15-cis-phytoene synthase CrtB, producing the protein MRDKLGQHAAQTIAAGSKSFATAAKLFDPATRRSAMMLYAWCRHCDDVIDDQQLGFPAQETYEAHETGSESSEARLNELRKLTRRAYAGEPMQSPAFAAFQEVALRHGIPERYPQAHLNGFAMDVAQRRYVTIDDTVDYCYHVAGVVGVMMAWIMGARDEATLDRACDLGLAFQLTNIARDIIEDAQIGRCYLPEQWLEEADIPRQEITAPQHREALAGLARRLIDLAEPYYDSAHGGLSALPPRCAWAIATARGVYREIGIKVKAHGARAWDSRISTTKVDKARLLGQGLSQAVASRWYRPAPRSGSLWQRPA; encoded by the coding sequence ATGAGGGATAAGCTGGGACAGCACGCTGCGCAGACGATCGCCGCGGGCTCCAAGAGTTTCGCCACCGCCGCCAAGCTGTTCGATCCGGCCACTCGCCGCAGCGCCATGATGCTGTACGCCTGGTGCCGCCACTGCGACGATGTGATCGACGACCAGCAGCTGGGCTTTCCCGCGCAGGAAACTTATGAAGCTCACGAAACTGGGAGCGAAAGCAGCGAGGCGCGCCTCAACGAGCTGCGAAAATTAACGCGGCGCGCTTATGCGGGGGAGCCCATGCAAAGTCCGGCCTTCGCCGCCTTTCAGGAGGTCGCGCTGCGCCACGGAATTCCCGAGCGCTATCCCCAGGCCCACCTGAACGGCTTCGCCATGGACGTCGCACAGCGGCGCTATGTCACCATCGACGATACCGTGGACTACTGCTATCACGTGGCCGGCGTGGTGGGCGTCATGATGGCCTGGATCATGGGTGCGAGGGATGAGGCGACCCTGGATCGCGCCTGCGACCTGGGGCTGGCCTTCCAGCTGACCAATATCGCCCGCGACATCATCGAGGATGCACAGATAGGTCGCTGCTATTTGCCGGAGCAGTGGCTGGAGGAAGCCGACATTCCTCGCCAGGAGATCACCGCACCACAGCATCGTGAGGCCCTCGCCGGTCTGGCCCGACGACTGATCGACCTGGCGGAACCCTACTATGACTCCGCACACGGTGGATTGTCGGCCTTGCCGCCTCGCTGCGCCTGGGCCATCGCGACCGCCCGCGGTGTCTATCGGGAAATCGGGATCAAGGTAAAAGCGCACGGTGCCCGGGCCTGGGACTCGCGCATCTCGACCACCAAGGTGGATAAGGCGCGCTTGCTAGGGCAGGGACTCTCTCAGGCGGTGGCATCCCGCTGGTACCGGCCGGCACCAAGATCTGGCAGCCTGTGGCAGCGTCCAGCTTAG